Proteins found in one Acidobacteriota bacterium genomic segment:
- a CDS encoding XdhC/CoxI family protein has product MDVYEEIVQLRREGRKGALATIVNVRGSIPSFETAKMLVRDDGTIVGTIGGGCVEAEVWQAAKEVMASEKPRTLHFDLNNDPKYDTGLVCGGTLEVFVEPIAPTPHLYIFGAGHVAHSLYKVARIASFDVTVIDDRESYASRERFPEARDVYADDFDHVISQLAPSEGSYMVIVTRGHRDDMRILRWAVEQPSRYLGMIGSKRKVIAIYKELEKAGISHERLLRVAAPVGLAIGAITPQEIAVAIVAEMIAVRRHAAPSVPRMRYYEEPTGLVL; this is encoded by the coding sequence GTGGACGTCTACGAAGAGATCGTGCAGTTGCGCCGAGAAGGCCGCAAGGGTGCATTGGCGACCATCGTCAACGTGCGGGGCTCCATCCCGTCGTTCGAGACGGCGAAGATGCTGGTTCGCGACGACGGCACGATCGTGGGCACCATCGGCGGCGGTTGCGTGGAAGCCGAGGTCTGGCAGGCGGCGAAGGAAGTAATGGCTTCCGAGAAGCCGCGTACGTTGCACTTCGACCTGAACAACGACCCGAAGTACGATACCGGCCTGGTATGCGGAGGCACCCTCGAGGTCTTCGTCGAGCCGATAGCGCCCACTCCGCACCTGTATATCTTCGGCGCCGGCCATGTTGCGCACAGCCTGTATAAAGTCGCCCGCATCGCCTCTTTCGACGTCACCGTGATCGACGATCGCGAGAGCTATGCCAGCCGCGAACGTTTTCCCGAGGCGCGCGACGTCTACGCGGACGACTTCGACCACGTGATCTCCCAGCTCGCGCCGAGCGAGGGCTCCTACATGGTCATCGTCACCCGCGGCCACCGCGACGACATGCGTATTTTGCGCTGGGCGGTTGAGCAACCGAGCCGCTACCTTGGGATGATCGGATCCAAACGAAAGGTCATCGCGATCTACAAAGAGTTGGAGAAGGCTGGCATCTCGCACGAGCGGCTGCTCCGCGTGGCTGCTCCGGTCGGCCTTGCGATCGGAGCTATCACACCCCAGGAGATCGCCGTCGCCATCGTCGCCGAGATGATCGCCGTACGCCGTCACGCTGCGCCCTCAGTCCCACGCATGCGTTACTACGAAGAGCCGACCGGTCTCGTCCTGTGA
- a CDS encoding nucleotidyltransferase family protein: MGRDKALLPWDGGTFLSGAIQMLSPHVELVLVVTGQNGNTLAPVVNALGAKLIENHHPEHGQFSSLQVGLHEVLNRGRDAAIIALVDRPPAHSKTVAHLKLEFLRVVEDGQWAVIPEHEGKHGHPIIAGRELMEACLRAPLHSNARDVEHAHQAKVVYVHVSDANVVRNVDTPEQYQDLTRG, from the coding sequence ATGGGACGCGACAAGGCCCTGCTCCCCTGGGACGGCGGCACGTTCCTCTCCGGCGCGATACAGATGCTCAGTCCCCACGTCGAACTGGTACTCGTAGTGACCGGCCAGAACGGAAACACTCTCGCCCCAGTCGTGAATGCGCTCGGAGCAAAGCTCATTGAGAATCACCATCCGGAACACGGACAGTTCAGCTCGCTGCAAGTCGGTCTGCACGAGGTGCTGAATCGCGGCCGCGACGCTGCGATCATCGCGCTAGTCGATCGACCGCCAGCGCACTCCAAGACCGTGGCCCACCTGAAGCTAGAATTCCTGCGCGTCGTCGAAGACGGCCAATGGGCAGTCATCCCGGAGCATGAAGGCAAGCATGGTCATCCCATCATCGCCGGCCGCGAACTGATGGAGGCGTGCCTGCGGGCGCCCCTACACTCGAACGCCCGCGACGTGGAGCATGCGCACCAAGCGAAGGTCGTCTATGTGCACGTGTCGGACGCGAACGTGGTCCGCAATGTGGACACTCCCGAGCAATATCAGGACCTGACTCGCGGATGA
- a CDS encoding HAD-IB family phosphatase translates to MTDEPSLFIDSILALAPKTAAFDCDGTLWDADSGMEFFYWLLDHGLVDAATDAWARPRYQDYLAGRVDEQTMCGEMVQICRGMRMEVVTDAARAFFREKVEARIFPEMLQLTSRLRELGCELWAVSSSNQWLIEVEAAPFGFAADHVLAAATEVEDGLITGRLLRVPTGPGKATALKEHAQRPVELAFGNSIHDLAMLESATHPFVIAHNPDLAELARMRGWPIYHPTL, encoded by the coding sequence ATGACCGACGAACCTTCGCTTTTCATCGACTCGATTTTGGCACTCGCGCCCAAGACTGCCGCGTTCGACTGTGACGGCACGCTCTGGGACGCCGATAGCGGTATGGAGTTCTTTTACTGGCTGCTCGACCATGGGTTGGTCGACGCTGCGACCGATGCCTGGGCGCGGCCACGCTATCAGGATTACCTGGCAGGCCGCGTGGATGAACAGACCATGTGCGGCGAGATGGTGCAGATCTGCCGCGGCATGCGCATGGAAGTGGTCACCGATGCTGCGCGCGCATTCTTTCGCGAGAAGGTCGAAGCGCGCATATTTCCCGAGATGCTGCAGCTGACGAGCCGGCTGCGCGAGCTCGGCTGTGAGCTCTGGGCAGTCTCTTCCAGCAATCAGTGGCTCATCGAGGTTGAGGCCGCACCTTTCGGATTCGCAGCCGATCACGTGCTCGCTGCCGCCACCGAAGTCGAGGATGGCTTGATCACCGGCCGGCTCCTGCGTGTTCCTACCGGCCCGGGCAAAGCCACCGCCCTGAAGGAGCACGCGCAACGGCCCGTAGAGCTCGCCTTCGGCAACAGCATCCATGACCTGGCCATGCTGGAATCGGCGACCCACCCCTTCGTCATCGCCCACAATCCCGACCTGGCAGAGCTCGCGCGGATGCGTGGGTGGCCCATCTACCACCCCACGCTGTAA